In a single window of the Entelurus aequoreus isolate RoL-2023_Sb linkage group LG16, RoL_Eaeq_v1.1, whole genome shotgun sequence genome:
- the LOC133631366 gene encoding zona pellucida sperm-binding protein 3-like, whose amino-acid sequence MKSSKTQNSWCGPLVLLVAFTIAESRHASYNPRKVPGPSRTSFASVQPQDVAGPSKPVSVTCYSDAIEVVVQADLFDTGLLLEPEHLRLGSGPASSGRSCRASPTGERTFTIRADLLDCGTRLSSTGEMIIYSNMLVYSPEPSMEGLFRLDAAAIPVECHFDKKYPVDGISLHPTWVPLVSVISAHHYIDLHLRLMTDNWQFVRRSHTYFLGDPMHFEASAVVRKHKPLRVFVDHCVATDSPDPQALLRYNFIERGCLMDALLTNSSSHFLSRLEEHTLRFQLDAFRFHQGPSSQVYITCWLRAVPATSAISSYNRACSFVDNKWWSVDGKDQVCRSCDPLAVKEKKPNTETRLATKSEQNFAQNKPKQPTSFLWVRPKMSQSHKSQQSSSRLTKRGVDYEAEGIVQFGPLTVK is encoded by the exons ATGAAAAGCAGCAAGACCCAAAACTCCTGGTGTGGGCCTTTGGTTCTTCTTGTTGCTTTTACCATCGCAGAGAGCCGCCATGCGTCGTACAACCCGCGCAAAGTTCCAGGCCCGAGCAGGACGTCTTTTGCTTCCGTGCAGCCTCAGGACGTCGCTGGCCCTTCTAAGCCCGTCAGTGTCACCTGTTACTCGGACGCCATCGAGGTCGTGGTCCAAGCGGACTTGTTCGACACGGGACTTCTGCTGGAGCCGGAACATCTGCGTCTGGGTTCGGGGCCGGCGAGTAGCGGACGGTCATGCCGTGCTTCCCCCACGGGAGAGCGGACGTTTACTATCCGGGCAGACCTGCTGGACTGCGGGACTCGACTCTCG TCAACTGGAGAAATGATCATCTATTCCAACATGCTGGTCTACTCGCCCGAGCCGTCAATGGAGGGCTTGTTTCGACTGGATGCAGCAGCTATCCCAGTCGAGTGCCATTTTGACAA GAAGTATCCGGTGGACGGCATTTCCCTGCACCCCACCTGGGTTCCTTTGGTGTCTGTAATCTCAGCTCACCATTACATAGACCTCCATCTGCGCCTTATGACTG ACAACTGGCAGTTTGTGAGGCGGTCTCACACCTACTTCTTGGGTGACCCCATGCACTTTGAAGCGTCGGCTGTGGTCCGAAAACACAAACCCTTGCGAGTTTTCGTCGACCATTGCGTGGCCACAGACAGTCCTGACCCGCAAGCCCTGTTAAGATACAACTTTATTGAGCGTGG ATGTCTCATGGATGCTTTGCTGACCAACTCCAGCTCTCACTTCCTGTCCAGGCTTGAAGAGCACACTCTTCGATTTCAACTAGATGCGTTCAGGTTCCACCAAGGGCCCAGTAGTCAG GTTTACATCACCTGCTGGTTAAGGGCTGTCCCAGCCACTTCAGCCATCAGCTCTTACAACAGGGCCTGCTCTTTTGTTGACAACAA ATGGTGGTCCGTGGACGGTAAAGACCAGGTCTGTAGATCCTGCGATCCTCTTGCagtcaaagaaaaaaaaccaaacacaGAAACGAGGCTAGCCACAAAATCAGAGCAGAACTTTGCTCAGAACAAACCTAAACAACCGACTAGTTTTCTGTGGGTCCGGCCAAAAATGTCTCAAAGTCACAAATCTCAGCAGTCCTCTTCTAGACTGACCAAGAGAGGAGTAGACTATGAAGCAG agggAATCGTCCAGTTTGGACCACTTACTGTCAAATAA
- the zgc:153615 gene encoding schwannomin-interacting protein 1 isoform X2 yields the protein MVHQEKRVYQAQRNERESIRQKLALGSFYDDEPVIFTSCSKNDSSSRLQNLQVCFVNDSSSDKDSDAEDSRTETSLDTPLSPVSKQSSSLSDRDTAEEDSDPLDDCGGFWRVQRKLQEEARVALALARPMARMQVEVERQIQLHRRSPVADLLPHMPHINEGLMKRNLRRGDMREMSLGQLQVITNDLHSQIQSLNEELVQLLLMRDEQHVEQDAMLVDIEDLTRHAHSHQRHQLEKANAK from the exons ATGGTGCACCAGGAGAAACGCGTTTACCAG GCCCAGAGGAATGAGAGAGAGTCCATCAGGCAGAAACTTGCCCTCGGCAGTTTCTATGACGACGAACCAGTCATCTTCACCAGCTGCAGCAAAAACGATTCGTCCTCTCG CTTGCAAAACCTGCAGGTGTGTTTTGTCAACGACAGCAGCAGCGACAAAGACAGTGATGCGGAGGACAGCAGGACCGAAACCAGTCTGGATACACCCTTGTCACCTGTG AGCAAGCAGAGCTCGTCGTTATCGGATCGGGACACGGCGGAGGAGGACTCGGATCCGTTAGATGACTGCGGCGGGTTCTGGCGGGTGCAGCGAAAGCTCCAGGAGGAGGCCCGGGTGGCGCTGGCTCTGGCGAGGCCCATGGCCAGGATGCAGGTGGAGGTGGAAAGACAAATCCAGCTGCACAGACGCTCACCAGTGGCAGATTTG CTTCCCCACATGCCTCACATCAACGAAGGCCTGATGAAGAGGAATCTGAGACGAGGAGACATGAGGGAGATGAGTCTTGGGCAGCTCCAAGTCATCACAAATGACTTGCACTCGCAGATCCAGA GTCTAAATGAGGAGTTGGTGCAGCTTCTGCTGATGAGGGACGAGCAGCATGTCGAGCAGGATGCCATGCTGGTGGACATCGAGGACCTCACCAG ACATGCTCACAGCCACCAGCGGCACCAGCTGGAGAAAGCCAACGCAAAATAA
- the zgc:153615 gene encoding schwannomin-interacting protein 1 isoform X1: MHSSFYVPDTARSLSMEEDCDVDMGEVFTAGHWWMVDLGNGGSIRAERGCMVNSRSWAEELQECYSGGQKRLSVISAQRNERESIRQKLALGSFYDDEPVIFTSCSKNDSSSRLQNLQVCFVNDSSSDKDSDAEDSRTETSLDTPLSPVSKQSSSLSDRDTAEEDSDPLDDCGGFWRVQRKLQEEARVALALARPMARMQVEVERQIQLHRRSPVADLLPHMPHINEGLMKRNLRRGDMREMSLGQLQVITNDLHSQIQSLNEELVQLLLMRDEQHVEQDAMLVDIEDLTRHAHSHQRHQLEKANAK; the protein is encoded by the exons ATGCATTCCAGCTTTTACGTCCCTGACACTGCCCGCAGTCTCTCCATGGAGGAGGACTGTGACGTGGACATGGGTGAAGTGTTCACTGCGGGTCACTGGTGGATGGTGGACTTGGGGAATGGGGGCAGCATTCGGGCCGAACGAGGCTGCATGGTGAACAGTCGCAGCTGGGCCGAGGAGCTTCAGGAGTGTTACAGTGGAGGACAGAAGAGACTGTCCGTCATCTCG GCCCAGAGGAATGAGAGAGAGTCCATCAGGCAGAAACTTGCCCTCGGCAGTTTCTATGACGACGAACCAGTCATCTTCACCAGCTGCAGCAAAAACGATTCGTCCTCTCG CTTGCAAAACCTGCAGGTGTGTTTTGTCAACGACAGCAGCAGCGACAAAGACAGTGATGCGGAGGACAGCAGGACCGAAACCAGTCTGGATACACCCTTGTCACCTGTG AGCAAGCAGAGCTCGTCGTTATCGGATCGGGACACGGCGGAGGAGGACTCGGATCCGTTAGATGACTGCGGCGGGTTCTGGCGGGTGCAGCGAAAGCTCCAGGAGGAGGCCCGGGTGGCGCTGGCTCTGGCGAGGCCCATGGCCAGGATGCAGGTGGAGGTGGAAAGACAAATCCAGCTGCACAGACGCTCACCAGTGGCAGATTTG CTTCCCCACATGCCTCACATCAACGAAGGCCTGATGAAGAGGAATCTGAGACGAGGAGACATGAGGGAGATGAGTCTTGGGCAGCTCCAAGTCATCACAAATGACTTGCACTCGCAGATCCAGA GTCTAAATGAGGAGTTGGTGCAGCTTCTGCTGATGAGGGACGAGCAGCATGTCGAGCAGGATGCCATGCTGGTGGACATCGAGGACCTCACCAG ACATGCTCACAGCCACCAGCGGCACCAGCTGGAGAAAGCCAACGCAAAATAA
- the LOC133631365 gene encoding uncharacterized protein LOC133631365 — MNSNIVIDGKPFFWKNMFERGIIFVNDIINENGKIMKYDEFRAMYGDACSSFSFYQLTGVIGKRWKQIINYGTTKLLVCKPLIRNSSWQKGTKINRNIYNLYLIKKSLKAASYNTNGKWEDFFDCPLPWDAIFKLIYKTTIDVQNRYFQIKIIYNFLPTGKMLKLWNMTESDDCQFCCQEPESTLHLFWYCHIVSLFWVEVEKMCLRIGLFMKLNVVSVILGEFIDNHDLLNLIIVLGKMFIFKAKNRYSLSITFLKTFIQYFLTLESYMVENDNDAKKHLKKHEKSSKAYFESIIMFIDYMISVVVFPNLSDLDIIWTVHKCLF, encoded by the coding sequence atgaactctaatattgtaatagatggaaagcctttcttttggaaaaatatgtttgaaagaggaatcatttttgtcaatgatattatcaatgagaatggtaaaattatgaagtatgatgaatttagagctatgtatggtgatgcttgctcaagcttttcattttatcaactaactggagtaattgggaaaagatggaaacaaataattaattatggaactactaaattattagtttgtaaacctctaataagaaattctagttggcaaaaaggaactaaaataaatagaaacatatataatttgtatttaataaagaaatctttgaaagctgcctcatacaacacaaatggaaaatgggaggacttttttgactgcccgttgccatgggatgccatattcaaactaatctataaaaccactatcgatgtgcaaaatcgttattttcaaattaaaattatttataacttcttacccacagggaaaatgttaaaattatggaatatgacagagtcagatgattgccaattttgttgtcaggagcctgaatccaccctgcatttgttttggtattgtcatattgtgtctttgttttgggtggaagttgaaaaaatgtgtttaaggattggtttgtttatgaagcttaatgtggtttctgttattttaggagagttcattgacaatcatgatttactcaatttaattatagtactcggtaaaatgtttatttttaaggccaaaaacagatattcacttagtattactttcttgaaaacatttattcagtattttctaactttagaaagttacatggttgaaaacgataatgatgccaaaaaacatttaaaaaaacatgagaagtcctcaaaggcttattttgaaagtataattatgtttatagattatatgatatctgttgttgtgttccctaatttgagtgacctggacataatttggactgtacataaatgcttattttga
- the arl14 gene encoding ADP-ribosylation factor-like protein 14, whose amino-acid sequence MGQRGSTQAEIRVLLLGLDNAGKSTLLYKLKHKSAFSTVPTVGFNVEMLDVKRQRKNIALTVWDVGGQAEMRRHWGGYHQDTAAVVFVVDSADRHRLDEARKELEKTLRSEQLRERPLLVLANKQDVAGAMTVTELKDAFNLRRICGEREWFVQACSAATGGGLDEALRRVSHMVKLPSDSAAAVKENIKGTVNYIRAKSVR is encoded by the coding sequence ATGGGCCAGCGGGGGAGCACACAAGCCGAGATCCGGGTCCTGCTCCTCGGTCTGGACAACGCGGGGAAGTCGACCCTCCTGTACAAACTGAAACACAAGTCGGCCTTCAGCACCGTGCCCACCGTGGGCTTCAACGTGGAAATGCTGGACGTGAAGCGGCAGCGCAAGAACATCGCCCTGACCGTGTGGGACGTGGGCGGCCAGGCGGAGATGCGCCGCCACTGGGGGGGCTACCACCAGGACACCGCGGCCGTGGTCTTCGTGGTGGACAGCGCGGACCGCCATCGCCTGGACGAGGCGCGCAAGGAGCTGGAGAAGACGCTGAGGAGCGAACAACTGCGGGAGCGTCCGCTCCTCGTCCTCGCCAACAAGCAGGACGTCGCCGGCGCCATGACGGTCACCGAGCTCAAAGACGCCTTCAACCTGAGGAGGATCTGCGGGGAGCGGGAATGGTTCGTCCAGGCGTGCTCGGCCGCGACGGGAGGCGGACTGGACGAGGCCCTCCGGCGGGTCAGTCACATGGTCAAACTGCCGTCAGACTCTGCGGCCGCCGTCAAAGAAAACATCAAAGGCACCGTCAATTACATCCGAGCCAAGTCTGTACGTTGA